From the endosymbiont of Bathymodiolus septemdierum str. Myojin knoll genome, one window contains:
- a CDS encoding FAD:protein FMN transferase — MNRNIIKLYLIIATLLTLGACGKSEQVHTFSGATMGTTYTVKIADDTTITQQQINSRLKQLNKIFSTWDAESELSLLNRMPANHWIPVSDELFYVLKTAKQIYRKTHGYFDPGAGRLIDIWGFGVKKVIQKPSRLMLQNAFRNSSIRHLMFRDRQDKAVIKTKDIHINLSAIAKGYAVDQIAKLLNAQNYLVEIGGEVRAQGVKHNAPWTIAIEHPNNTTPIPITLVNQSIATSGNYRNFFIWKGKRYMHILNPLTGLPADTDLSSVSVLHPSAMLADAYATTLMAIGSRNATALAKILGLKAILILNQAANFRVIEIN; from the coding sequence ATGAATCGAAACATAATAAAATTATACCTTATCATTGCCACTCTTTTGACACTTGGCGCCTGTGGTAAAAGTGAACAAGTGCATACTTTTTCAGGTGCCACAATGGGCACTACCTACACCGTCAAAATCGCCGATGACACAACCATTACCCAACAACAAATCAACAGCAGACTCAAACAACTCAATAAAATATTCTCCACATGGGATGCCGAATCTGAATTATCTTTACTTAATAGGATGCCTGCTAATCATTGGATTCCAGTTTCCGATGAGTTATTTTATGTGCTAAAAACTGCCAAGCAAATCTACCGAAAAACCCATGGATATTTTGACCCCGGTGCAGGCCGTTTAATTGATATTTGGGGTTTTGGCGTCAAAAAAGTCATTCAAAAGCCCAGCCGATTGATGCTCCAAAATGCATTTCGCAACAGCTCTATCCGCCACCTAATGTTCCGAGACAGACAAGACAAAGCCGTTATCAAAACTAAAGACATTCACATCAACCTCTCTGCCATCGCCAAAGGCTATGCTGTGGATCAAATTGCCAAACTTCTCAACGCTCAAAATTATCTTGTAGAAATTGGCGGAGAAGTTCGTGCCCAAGGTGTTAAACATAATGCTCCATGGACAATTGCTATTGAACACCCCAACAACACGACCCCAATCCCAATCACCCTTGTCAACCAATCCATTGCCACTTCTGGCAATTATCGTAACTTTTTCATTTGGAAGGGTAAGCGTTATATGCATATCCTTAATCCTCTCACTGGACTCCCTGCCGATACTGACCTATCCTCCGTTAGTGTTCTCCATCCTAGTGCTATGCTTGCCGATGCCTACGCCACTACCCTTATGGCAATCGGTAGTCGCAATGCTACCGCCTTAGCAAAAATACTAGGTTTAAAAGCAATCCTAATTTTGAATCAAGCCGCCAACTTCAGAGTGATCGAAATTAATTGA
- a CDS encoding replication-associated recombination protein A produces MKPLAEKLRPQNLDEFFGQRHLLDEDCPLRQGLEKGQLHSMILWGPSGTGKTTLARIIAGYVEGHFAQISAVLDGVKELRAVIEDAKKFQNIGQKTVLFVDEIHRFNKAQQDGFLPHIESGLITLIGATTENPSFELNRALLSRMSVYVLKVLSAEELAQILQRALAHEGLEAMDGEARALVIKVSGGDARRLINIVEQVALAKLAVLDKVSMGVLLQEKINAFDKGGDIFYQQLSAFHKSVRGSSPDGALYWMARMLVAGCDTKTIARRLLAIASEDIGNADPRALEITLNAWQIFERVGAKEGNRAIAQAAVYCAVAPKSNAIYKAFNQAMSAARESSDLAVPKHLCNAPTGLMDELGYGEGYRYAHDEVDGFAKGQSYFPKEMGEQIYYEPVDRGLEIKISDKLKQLRSEK; encoded by the coding sequence ATGAAGCCATTAGCAGAAAAATTACGACCGCAAAATTTGGATGAATTCTTTGGGCAGAGGCATTTGCTAGATGAAGACTGTCCGTTGAGGCAGGGACTGGAGAAGGGGCAGTTACATTCGATGATTTTGTGGGGTCCATCGGGGACGGGAAAAACCACTTTAGCGCGGATTATTGCAGGGTATGTGGAGGGGCATTTTGCACAGATTAGTGCGGTGTTGGATGGGGTGAAGGAACTGCGGGCGGTGATTGAGGATGCTAAGAAATTCCAGAACATTGGGCAAAAAACGGTGTTATTTGTAGATGAAATTCATCGGTTTAACAAGGCACAACAGGACGGCTTTCTACCGCATATTGAGTCGGGATTGATTACGCTGATTGGGGCAACGACTGAAAATCCATCGTTTGAACTTAATCGTGCTTTATTGTCACGGATGAGTGTGTATGTGTTGAAGGTGTTGAGTGCGGAGGAGTTGGCACAGATTTTGCAACGGGCATTGGCGCACGAGGGTTTGGAGGCGATGGATGGGGAAGCGCGGGCGCTGGTGATTAAGGTGAGTGGGGGTGATGCACGGCGCTTGATTAATATTGTAGAACAGGTGGCGTTGGCAAAATTGGCAGTACTGGATAAAGTATCGATGGGGGTGTTGTTGCAGGAAAAAATCAATGCATTTGATAAAGGTGGGGATATTTTTTATCAGCAACTCTCGGCGTTTCACAAATCGGTGCGGGGGTCGTCGCCAGATGGCGCGTTGTATTGGATGGCGCGGATGTTGGTGGCTGGGTGCGATACAAAGACGATTGCGAGACGATTGTTGGCGATTGCATCGGAGGATATTGGTAATGCCGACCCACGAGCTTTGGAAATTACCCTGAATGCTTGGCAGATTTTTGAACGAGTGGGCGCGAAAGAGGGTAATCGGGCGATTGCACAGGCGGCAGTTTATTGTGCGGTAGCACCGAAATCAAATGCAATTTACAAGGCTTTTAATCAAGCGATGAGTGCAGCGCGGGAAAGTTCAGATTTGGCAGTGCCGAAGCATTTGTGTAATGCACCGACTGGGTTAATGGATGAATTGGGATATGGCGAGGGGTATCGGTATGCACATGATGAGGTAGACGGGTTTGCTAAGGGGCAAAGTTATTTTCCTAAGGAGATGGGAGAACAGATTTATTATGAACCTGTTGATAGAGGTTTAGAAATTAAGATTAGTGATAAATTAAAACAATTAAGGAGTGAAAAATGA
- the crcB gene encoding fluoride efflux transporter CrcB has product MTFFPTVLAIGVGATIGASMRYYLTVFINSIFGHGFPYGTLSANVLGSFLAGIFVVIILEKAMLNEVYRLLLLVGLTGSLTTMSTLSWESVEMISMGHYEQAGLNILLNIVLSLSAVGVGVVLARYLLGQ; this is encoded by the coding sequence ATGACATTTTTTCCAACAGTTTTAGCCATTGGCGTGGGGGCGACGATTGGCGCAAGTATGCGTTATTATTTAACAGTATTCATTAATTCTATTTTTGGGCATGGGTTTCCTTATGGGACTTTGAGTGCGAATGTGTTGGGGTCATTTTTGGCGGGTATTTTTGTGGTAATTATTTTAGAAAAAGCGATGTTAAATGAGGTATATCGGTTGTTGTTACTAGTGGGGTTGACGGGGTCATTGACGACGATGTCAACACTGTCATGGGAATCGGTGGAGATGATTAGTATGGGGCATTACGAGCAGGCGGGATTGAATATTTTGTTGAATATTGTGTTGTCGTTGTCGGCTGTAGGTGTGGGGGTTGTGTTGGCGCGTTATTTGCTTGGGCAATAA
- the gshB gene encoding glutathione synthase, giving the protein MRKDPPFDMDYIYATYFLEQAEKQGSLIINKPQSLRDANEKLFALNFPHCMPETLVTANQSQIKIFINTQKTAVVKPLDGMGGRDIFKFNARDTAIDTTLNRLTNNGKSPIMVQAFLPEIAKGDKRILLIDGKPIDYALARIPAKGNFKGNLAAGAIGIGQPLSKRDYYLCEQIAPTLKQKGLVFVGLDVIGDYITEINVTSPTCIRELDKQFNLNIAGVLFDAIEKIRLQK; this is encoded by the coding sequence ATGCGTAAAGATCCACCATTTGATATGGACTATATCTATGCCACCTATTTTTTAGAGCAAGCAGAAAAACAAGGCAGCTTAATCATCAACAAACCCCAGTCCTTACGCGATGCTAACGAAAAATTATTCGCTCTAAACTTCCCTCATTGTATGCCCGAAACCTTGGTCACTGCTAATCAATCACAAATAAAAATCTTTATTAACACCCAAAAAACCGCCGTAGTAAAACCTTTAGATGGCATGGGTGGTCGTGATATTTTCAAATTTAATGCTAGAGATACAGCAATAGATACCACCCTAAATCGCCTCACCAACAACGGAAAATCTCCAATCATGGTGCAAGCGTTTTTGCCTGAAATTGCCAAGGGAGATAAACGAATTTTGCTAATTGATGGCAAACCGATTGATTACGCCCTAGCAAGAATACCTGCCAAGGGAAACTTCAAAGGCAACCTCGCTGCTGGCGCAATAGGCATTGGGCAACCCTTAAGTAAACGCGACTATTACCTGTGTGAACAAATTGCCCCAACGCTCAAACAAAAAGGTTTAGTGTTCGTCGGCCTTGATGTTATCGGCGACTACATTACCGAAATCAATGTGACTAGTCCAACCTGTATCCGTGAGCTTGACAAGCAATTTAATTTAAATATTGCTGGCGTGTTGTTTGATGCGATTGAAAAAATCAGACTTCAGAAATAA
- a CDS encoding IS256 family transposase: protein MNQQKLRAFAGELAKDIHTQDDLADLSASLVKMTIEAALGAEMEHHLGYPKYGQNGNESNASNNARNGYYSKIVKGNHGEVELAIPRDRNANFEPAIIEKGQTRLGAFDNQILSLYAKGMSTRDIVTTFKEMYDADISATLVSNVTQAVITQATEWRNRPLDEIYPIVYLDGIVIKVRQDKQIIKKTMYIALGVNLEGKKECLGLWLSKNESSKFWLGVLNDIANRGVKDILIASVDGLTGFPEAINAVFPQADVQLCIVHMVRNSLKYVGYKERKNVASDLKQIYQSITEEEALLALDEFEYKWDTQFPSIAKSWRRNWDNVATLFAYPEAIRKAIYTTNAIESLNSVIRKSIKNRKIFNHDNSAFKVVFLAIEAASKKWTMPIRNWSQAMNQFIILHEDRLKDYV from the coding sequence ATTAACCAACAAAAACTCCGTGCTTTTGCTGGTGAGCTTGCCAAAGACATCCACACCCAAGATGACTTGGCAGACTTGTCTGCATCATTGGTTAAGATGACCATAGAAGCGGCACTTGGTGCTGAGATGGAACATCACCTTGGCTATCCAAAATATGGACAAAATGGCAATGAATCTAATGCCAGTAATAACGCTCGCAATGGCTACTACTCTAAAATTGTTAAAGGTAATCATGGCGAAGTTGAACTTGCTATTCCAAGGGATCGCAATGCTAACTTTGAGCCTGCTATCATTGAGAAGGGTCAAACCAGATTAGGCGCTTTTGATAATCAAATATTAAGCCTGTATGCCAAAGGCATGAGCACCCGTGATATTGTCACAACCTTTAAAGAGATGTATGACGCTGACATCTCAGCAACGTTGGTGTCCAATGTAACACAAGCGGTTATTACTCAAGCCACAGAGTGGCGTAATCGTCCATTGGATGAGATTTACCCCATTGTTTATTTAGACGGTATTGTCATTAAAGTTAGGCAAGATAAACAAATCATTAAAAAGACCATGTACATTGCCCTAGGCGTTAATCTTGAGGGTAAAAAAGAATGTCTTGGCTTATGGTTGTCCAAAAATGAATCTTCTAAGTTCTGGTTGGGCGTTCTTAACGATATTGCTAATCGTGGCGTAAAAGACATTCTGATCGCCTCAGTCGATGGGTTAACGGGATTCCCCGAAGCTATTAATGCCGTGTTCCCACAGGCTGATGTACAACTGTGTATTGTTCATATGGTTCGCAACTCGCTTAAATATGTGGGCTATAAGGAACGTAAGAATGTTGCTAGTGATTTAAAGCAAATCTATCAGTCTATTACTGAAGAAGAAGCTTTATTGGCGTTAGATGAGTTTGAGTATAAATGGGATACGCAGTTCCCAAGTATCGCCAAATCGTGGCGACGAAATTGGGATAATGTTGCTACTCTATTTGCTTATCCTGAGGCAATCAGAAAGGCAATCTATACCACTAATGCCATTGAATCCTTAAACTCAGTGATTAGAAAATCTATCAAAAACAGAAAGATTTTTAATCATGATAACTCTGCTTTTAAAGTGGTCTTTTTAGCCATTGAAGCAGCCAGTAAGAAATGGACAATGCCAATACGAAATTGGTCACAAGCAATGAATCAGTTTATAATCCTACATGAGGATAGATTAAAGGATTATGTCTGA
- a CDS encoding inverse autotransporter beta domain-containing protein, with translation MNTLLTNSTQTHSSIANIAGGHISNVLNKLKQLLLFSALTLSLNVTAVDKPQSFDKEAYLNLNQEYNWNNPQTYYKKDNQGLLILKQVGSTVRNTLGATNSDNANQFGSTLKNNLKNQAINQVVSGTEGYINNKANEYANQFGAGRTEIQLGGFNSEALNYNIKTIQPLSELNEDSQDLIFFQGQLTSGQNHSERRETLNLGIGYRKLLEAGQSIAGINLFTDYETQSAHKRASIGLEYQRTNFKANFNKYQSLSDKKVIGSFTEEVLDGYDVKLEGQIPYLPWAKIKGTRYVWDKTTNANSVDIKGTILGVEVQLSDAARFEFGTEKSNSADSNSYARLSMAIPFKDSKFTNFKIADKAFKNTNKMQLGEFAWVERSNKIRIEKVTNGGTIILGEYNAFTVGATCTITDSASVSTVATTGSDGSVTLPSLSIPAGLVTMSCTGGTYTDEATNAAGTVAATLRVATIYSGTGPLTILASPLSEIAYQLADAAGGIATDITAQNIAVATAFGIAGVDLAATIPTDISPTTGTVAGNDPAGKFAIALAAVSQIMENSATDGGQSPSAAKTKALITALVIDMGDGDIDGIDDGTGTMIDIAMAISNFDNGTGNNNPAADTGSSNAGTAATAVKDNLAILASDSVLADIGTDANTASTSDTTIAEFGSILPALTDFVNANLSAYQTYIDANPGSFASPATQAEVQAMITAVNAAVTAAAASDSVLADIGTDANTASTSDTTIAEFGSILPALTDFVNANLSAYQTYIDANPGSFASPATQAEVQAMITAVNTPPTLSSSTPADNASAVAVASNIVLTFSKPMIKGSSGDIVLRRLISGTDTIIETFAFNSAKVTIGTGATQNVVTINPTADLVFNGVYHITIASGALTDVSANAYTGITNATTLNFEVIAQSIDGYKTVRSPDTDKLWLDRNLGATQVATSSTDSASYGDLYQWGRKADGHEDRTKTSTSSTLTSDITNASTTLFITSASDWVNVDSLGASRTAAWADGGVNDICPAGFSVPTDAELAADTTGATTTDIINSATAFSSFLKIPLAGNRYRSDGTLYSVGTFATLWSRSADGSYARRLGIDSGDACFDSNDRADGFSVRCIKD, from the coding sequence ATGAATACATTATTAACAAACTCAACCCAAACCCACTCATCAATAGCAAATATCGCGGGGGGGCACATTTCTAATGTACTCAACAAACTCAAACAACTCCTCCTCTTCAGCGCACTAACCTTATCACTGAATGTTACCGCTGTTGACAAGCCTCAAAGCTTTGATAAAGAAGCCTACTTAAACCTTAACCAAGAATACAACTGGAACAACCCTCAAACTTATTACAAAAAAGACAACCAAGGGCTGCTAATACTCAAGCAAGTCGGTAGCACAGTGCGTAACACTCTAGGCGCTACTAATTCAGACAATGCCAACCAATTTGGCAGCACACTTAAAAACAACCTTAAAAACCAAGCCATTAACCAAGTTGTTAGTGGTACCGAAGGCTATATCAACAACAAAGCCAACGAATATGCCAATCAATTTGGCGCTGGTCGCACTGAAATCCAATTAGGTGGATTTAACTCAGAAGCACTCAATTACAACATTAAAACCATTCAACCCCTCTCTGAACTTAACGAAGACAGCCAAGATTTAATCTTCTTCCAAGGACAACTAACCTCAGGTCAAAATCACAGCGAACGCCGTGAAACCTTAAACCTAGGTATCGGCTATCGCAAATTACTAGAAGCAGGGCAATCGATTGCCGGCATCAACCTCTTCACCGACTATGAAACCCAATCTGCACACAAACGCGCCAGCATCGGCTTAGAATACCAAAGAACCAATTTTAAAGCCAACTTTAACAAATACCAATCACTCTCAGACAAAAAAGTCATTGGTAGTTTTACTGAAGAAGTACTTGATGGTTATGATGTGAAACTAGAAGGACAAATCCCTTACCTGCCTTGGGCTAAAATCAAAGGCACCCGCTATGTTTGGGACAAAACCACCAACGCCAACAGCGTAGATATTAAAGGCACCATTCTTGGTGTTGAAGTGCAACTCTCTGACGCCGCTCGCTTTGAGTTCGGCACTGAGAAGTCCAACAGCGCTGATAGTAACAGCTACGCCCGCCTAAGCATGGCAATACCTTTTAAAGACAGTAAGTTCACCAACTTTAAAATAGCCGATAAAGCCTTTAAAAACACAAACAAAATGCAATTGGGTGAATTTGCCTGGGTAGAACGAAGCAACAAAATCCGTATTGAAAAAGTCACAAATGGTGGCACTATTATCCTAGGTGAATACAATGCCTTTACTGTCGGCGCAACTTGTACCATCACTGACAGTGCAAGCGTATCAACAGTCGCAACCACAGGATCCGATGGCTCTGTTACCCTGCCAAGTCTTAGTATTCCAGCAGGCTTAGTGACTATGAGTTGTACTGGCGGTACTTACACCGATGAGGCAACTAACGCTGCAGGCACCGTAGCAGCAACTCTTCGTGTAGCTACGATTTACTCAGGCACAGGTCCTTTAACGATTTTAGCCTCACCACTGTCTGAAATTGCTTATCAATTGGCAGACGCAGCAGGTGGTATTGCAACTGATATTACCGCTCAAAACATCGCTGTTGCAACCGCCTTTGGTATCGCAGGGGTTGACCTTGCTGCCACCATTCCAACCGACATTAGCCCTACCACTGGCACTGTCGCAGGCAATGACCCTGCAGGCAAGTTTGCTATTGCCTTAGCCGCTGTCTCACAGATAATGGAAAACTCAGCCACCGACGGTGGACAATCGCCCTCTGCTGCAAAGACAAAGGCACTTATTACTGCCCTAGTAATTGATATGGGCGATGGTGACATCGATGGCATAGATGACGGTACTGGCACTATGATTGATATCGCTATGGCAATTAGTAACTTTGATAACGGCACAGGCAATAACAACCCAGCCGCCGATACTGGAAGTAGTAATGCAGGCACTGCAGCCACAGCCGTCAAAGACAACCTAGCCATTCTTGCCTCTGACAGTGTGCTAGCCGATATTGGTACTGATGCTAATACTGCTAGCACCTCTGACACCACCATTGCTGAGTTTGGCAGTATCTTGCCAGCACTCACTGATTTTGTGAATGCCAACTTGAGCGCTTATCAAACTTACATTGATGCCAACCCAGGCAGTTTTGCCTCGCCTGCCACGCAAGCTGAAGTACAAGCAATGATTACTGCGGTGAATGCTGCGGTAACTGCTGCTGCTGCCTCTGACAGTGTGCTAGCCGATATTGGTACTGATGCTAATACTGCTAGCACCTCTGACACCACCATTGCTGAGTTTGGCAGTATCTTGCCAGCACTCACTGATTTTGTGAATGCCAACTTGAGCGCTTATCAAACTTACATTGATGCCAACCCAGGCAGTTTTGCCTCGCCTGCCACGCAAGCTGAAGTACAAGCAATGATTACTGCGGTGAATACTCCACCAACTCTAAGCAGCTCTACCCCAGCTGACAATGCATCTGCTGTTGCTGTCGCTAGCAATATCGTACTAACCTTTAGTAAACCTATGATAAAAGGCAGCAGTGGTGATATCGTACTCCGTAGATTGATTTCAGGCACCGACACAATCATTGAAACCTTTGCTTTTAATAGTGCAAAAGTTACGATAGGCACAGGTGCCACACAAAATGTGGTTACCATTAACCCAACGGCTGATTTAGTGTTTAATGGTGTCTACCATATCACCATTGCCAGCGGTGCACTAACAGATGTTTCAGCCAATGCCTATACAGGTATTACTAATGCTACGACACTGAACTTTGAAGTGATTGCACAAAGTATAGACGGCTATAAAACAGTGCGCTCTCCAGATACAGATAAACTATGGCTAGATAGAAACCTAGGAGCAACACAAGTAGCCACTTCAAGCACAGATAGCGCTAGTTATGGTGATTTATACCAATGGGGCAGAAAGGCTGATGGACATGAAGACAGAACAAAGACTAGCACATCAAGCACACTGACTTCTGATATCACCAATGCAAGCACAACGCTATTTATTACTAGTGCTAGTGATTGGGTAAATGTAGATTCATTAGGTGCATCGCGCACTGCCGCTTGGGCAGATGGCGGAGTCAATGACATTTGTCCAGCAGGCTTTAGTGTGCCAACTGATGCTGAACTAGCCGCTGATACTACCGGTGCCACCACCACGGATATTATCAACAGCGCCACAGCCTTCTCTAGCTTCTTGAAAATCCCACTTGCTGGCAACCGCTATCGGTCGGATGGCACGCTTTACAGTGTTGGCACTTTCGCCACCTTGTGGAGTCGCTCTGCTGATGGGTCGTATGCTCGCCGTTTGGGCATCGATAGTGGCGATGCGTGCTTCGACAGCAATGATCGTGCCGACGGCTTTAGTGTTCGTTGTATTAAGGATTAA
- a CDS encoding RNA-dependent RNA polymerase family protein, whose translation MIELATQINNQTYQPKSSTVFMVNKPVKREIFAADFVDRVVHHLIYRAIYGDIEKCFIEDSYSCRQNKGSLYGIKRATKFIRQATDNYQKQAFILKLDIQGYFMHIRHEVIYQKVLQILDKDKTYNGLSFELITYLL comes from the coding sequence TTGATTGAATTAGCAACACAAATTAATAATCAAACTTACCAGCCTAAGTCATCCACTGTATTTATGGTTAACAAGCCTGTTAAGCGCGAAATATTCGCTGCTGATTTTGTTGACAGGGTGGTACATCATCTTATCTATCGGGCAATTTATGGCGATATTGAAAAGTGCTTTATTGAGGATAGTTATAGTTGCCGACAAAATAAAGGCAGTTTGTATGGTATTAAACGAGCCACTAAGTTTATTCGCCAAGCAACGGATAACTACCAAAAACAAGCTTTTATTTTAAAACTCGATATCCAAGGGTATTTTATGCACATCAGGCATGAGGTGATTTACCAGAAAGTTTTGCAAATTTTAGATAAAGACAAAACTTATAATGGATTGTCTTTTGAGTTGATTACTTACTTACTGTAA
- a CDS encoding RNA-directed DNA polymerase: MLKGSRKDWHGLPKDKSLFGNEKGVGLPIGNLTSQMFGNLYLNDLDRFIKQDLGIKYYGRYVDDMLFVHEDKAYLKAIISKIQAQIKPIGLKLHPKKIYLQPYQHGVLFLGQYIKPYRNYVSNRVKASFYQTLRKVNELLVESERIEWVIIKSIQSKLNAYLGILKHASSYQLIKKATAILIKRFYCFFAFAKNYTKVTINKGFWQWHYLAN, from the coding sequence ATGCTTAAAGGCAGTAGAAAAGATTGGCATGGCTTACCTAAGGATAAGTCATTATTTGGCAATGAAAAAGGTGTAGGGTTGCCTATTGGCAATCTTACCTCGCAGATGTTTGGCAATTTGTATTTGAATGATTTAGATCGTTTTATTAAGCAAGATTTGGGGATTAAATATTATGGTCGTTATGTAGATGATATGTTGTTTGTGCATGAAGACAAGGCGTATCTAAAGGCTATTATTAGTAAAATCCAGGCGCAGATTAAACCAATAGGTTTAAAACTACATCCCAAAAAAATCTATTTACAGCCCTATCAGCATGGGGTTTTATTTCTAGGGCAATATATCAAACCTTATCGTAATTATGTGAGTAATAGAGTGAAAGCTAGTTTCTACCAAACACTAAGAAAAGTGAATGAATTACTGGTTGAAAGTGAGAGGATTGAGTGGGTAATCATAAAGAGCATTCAATCCAAACTAAATGCTTATTTGGGTATCTTAAAACACGCCAGTAGTTATCAGCTCATTAAAAAAGCCACAGCTATTTTGATTAAGCGATTTTATTGTTTCTTTGCCTTTGCAAAAAACTACACTAAGGTGACGATTAATAAAGGATTCTGGCAATGGCATTATTTAGCGAATTAA
- a CDS encoding four helix bundle protein: MALFSELSVYKIGYDFLLEIYNRTKKFPREYKFSLGEKMKQASLDLLIDVYKANKSRKETRIIHIENARQSVEVLRLFLRISKDLQLLSTKGFASLNIMIQDLSKQLTAWQKYMTRVGK, translated from the coding sequence ATGGCATTATTTAGCGAATTAAGTGTTTATAAAATAGGCTATGATTTTTTACTGGAGATTTATAATCGCACAAAAAAATTCCCAAGAGAATACAAATTTAGCCTAGGTGAAAAAATGAAGCAGGCTAGTTTGGATTTGTTGATTGATGTGTATAAAGCCAATAAAAGTAGAAAAGAAACCAGAATTATCCATATTGAAAATGCTAGACAAAGCGTGGAAGTGCTAAGATTATTTTTGCGAATTAGTAAGGATCTGCAACTATTAAGCACTAAAGGCTTTGCCTCTTTAAACATAATGATACAAGATTTATCCAAACAACTAACAGCATGGCAAAAGTACATGACCAGAGTTGGTAAATAG